The Setaria italica strain Yugu1 chromosome IX, Setaria_italica_v2.0, whole genome shotgun sequence genome has a window encoding:
- the LOC101770543 gene encoding heavy metal-associated isoprenylated plant protein 35 isoform X1, whose protein sequence is MGTPVAASLPSQRRQSHKAVFLCSASSRTERPLSRALPMASGAAAAPAVQTVVLRVSIHCHGCKKKVRKVLRSIEGVQSVTVDAAQHKVTVTGTVDASTLVQRLHKSGKKGVPWDCHPPANKTEAAPAPAPAPEALPPPAAKPAGDAGKDAAAAAAADKKPEEAVKEPKAESPEKKKPEEAVKEPKAESPEKKKPEQEGAGAEKKPEAESKAEKKVEAKKEGGDDEAAEPKAKGAEPAKEEAKEAVAAATKDEDEAKKVKDEKPKDAGKAEPAAVTERSLSSPPPPAPKHAYYEEEYRRPYYPTPQPVLSYHAAQPSASVSYFAPQPHAAAYSMQQPQPQAAYSTHQPPQQQMRQWSPSYLYLPYPHAAPEPYHHQDYYSPPGMHASPPPMQDSYRIFDDENPNSCSVM, encoded by the exons ATGGGCACCCCGgttgccgcctccctcccctcccaaCGGCGCCAAAGCCACAAAGCCGTGTTCCTCTGCTCCGCGAGCAGCCGAACAGAGCGACCACTCTCCAGAGCGCTCCCCATGGCGTCAGGAGCTGCGGCAGCCCCTGCCGTTCAG ACCGTGGTGCTGAGGGTGTCCATCCACTGCCATGGCTGCAAGAAGAAGGTCCGGAAGGTGCTAAGGAGCATCGAAG GCGTGCAGAGCGTGACGGTGGACGCCGCGCAGCACAAGGTGACGGTGACGGGGACCGTGGACGCCAGCACGCTCGTCCAGAGGCTGCACAAGTCCGGCAAGAAGGGGGTGCCCTGGGATTGCCACCCGCCCGCCAACAAGACCGAGGCCgcgcctgctccggcgccggcgccggaggccctgccgcctccggcggcGAAGCCTGCCGGTGACGCCGGCAaggatgctgctgctgcggcggcggcggacaagaagccggaggaggcggtgaaGGAGCCGAAGGCCGAGAGCCCCGAGAAGAAGAAGCCAGAGGAGGCGGTGAAGGAGCCGAAGGCCGAGAGCCCCGAGAAGAAGAAGCCGGAGCAGGAGGGCGCCGGCGCAGAGAAGAAGCCGGAAGCAGAGTCGAAGGCGGAGAAGAAAGTGGAGGCGAAGAAGGAGGGCGGTGATGACGAGGCAGCTGAGCCCAAGGCCAAGGGCGCAGAGCCCGCAAAGGAAGAAGCGAAggaggccgtcgccgccgctaccAAGGATGAGGACGAGGCGAAGAAGGTGAAGGACGAAAAGCCCAAGGACGCCGGCAAGGCAGAGCCCGCCGCCGTGACGGAGAGGTCCCtgtcctcgccgccaccgccggcgcccaaGCACGCGTACTACGAGGAGGAGTACCGCCGCCCCTACTACCCGACGCCGCAGCCGGTGCTGAGCTACCACGCGGCACAGCCGAGCGCGAGCGTGTCCTACTTCGCGCCGCAGCCGCACGCGGCGGCGTACTCCatgcagcagccgcagccgcaggcgGCGTACTCGACGCAccagccgccgcagcagcaaaTGCGGCAGTGGTCGCCTTCGTACCTGTACCTTCCGTACCCGCacgcggcgccggagccgtACCACCACCAGGACTACTATAGCCCGCCGGGGATGCACgcgtcgccaccgccgatgcAGGACTCGTACCGCATCTTCGACGACGAGAACCCCAACTCCTGCAGCGTCATGTGA
- the LOC101770543 gene encoding histone H1E isoform X2 produces the protein MGTPVAASLPSQRRQSHKAVFLCSASSRTERPLSRALPMASGAAAAPAVQTVVLRVSIHCHGCKKKVRKVLRSIEGVQSVTVDAAQHKVTVTGTVDASTLVQRLHKSGKKGVPWDCHPPANKTEAAPAPAPAPEALPPPAAKPAGDAGKDAAAAAAADKKPEEAVKEPKAESPEKKKPEQEGAGAEKKPEAESKAEKKVEAKKEGGDDEAAEPKAKGAEPAKEEAKEAVAAATKDEDEAKKVKDEKPKDAGKAEPAAVTERSLSSPPPPAPKHAYYEEEYRRPYYPTPQPVLSYHAAQPSASVSYFAPQPHAAAYSMQQPQPQAAYSTHQPPQQQMRQWSPSYLYLPYPHAAPEPYHHQDYYSPPGMHASPPPMQDSYRIFDDENPNSCSVM, from the exons ATGGGCACCCCGgttgccgcctccctcccctcccaaCGGCGCCAAAGCCACAAAGCCGTGTTCCTCTGCTCCGCGAGCAGCCGAACAGAGCGACCACTCTCCAGAGCGCTCCCCATGGCGTCAGGAGCTGCGGCAGCCCCTGCCGTTCAG ACCGTGGTGCTGAGGGTGTCCATCCACTGCCATGGCTGCAAGAAGAAGGTCCGGAAGGTGCTAAGGAGCATCGAAG GCGTGCAGAGCGTGACGGTGGACGCCGCGCAGCACAAGGTGACGGTGACGGGGACCGTGGACGCCAGCACGCTCGTCCAGAGGCTGCACAAGTCCGGCAAGAAGGGGGTGCCCTGGGATTGCCACCCGCCCGCCAACAAGACCGAGGCCgcgcctgctccggcgccggcgccggaggccctgccgcctccggcggcGAAGCCTGCCGGTGACGCCGGCAaggatgctgctgctgcggcggcggcggacaagaagccggaggag GCGGTGAAGGAGCCGAAGGCCGAGAGCCCCGAGAAGAAGAAGCCGGAGCAGGAGGGCGCCGGCGCAGAGAAGAAGCCGGAAGCAGAGTCGAAGGCGGAGAAGAAAGTGGAGGCGAAGAAGGAGGGCGGTGATGACGAGGCAGCTGAGCCCAAGGCCAAGGGCGCAGAGCCCGCAAAGGAAGAAGCGAAggaggccgtcgccgccgctaccAAGGATGAGGACGAGGCGAAGAAGGTGAAGGACGAAAAGCCCAAGGACGCCGGCAAGGCAGAGCCCGCCGCCGTGACGGAGAGGTCCCtgtcctcgccgccaccgccggcgcccaaGCACGCGTACTACGAGGAGGAGTACCGCCGCCCCTACTACCCGACGCCGCAGCCGGTGCTGAGCTACCACGCGGCACAGCCGAGCGCGAGCGTGTCCTACTTCGCGCCGCAGCCGCACGCGGCGGCGTACTCCatgcagcagccgcagccgcaggcgGCGTACTCGACGCAccagccgccgcagcagcaaaTGCGGCAGTGGTCGCCTTCGTACCTGTACCTTCCGTACCCGCacgcggcgccggagccgtACCACCACCAGGACTACTATAGCCCGCCGGGGATGCACgcgtcgccaccgccgatgcAGGACTCGTACCGCATCTTCGACGACGAGAACCCCAACTCCTGCAGCGTCATGTGA